The following proteins come from a genomic window of Aspergillus oryzae RIB40 DNA, chromosome 4:
- a CDS encoding uncharacterized protein (predicted protein), giving the protein MRQTAFLRQFFLPPTSVKIGRFLCNIDCPHQDYHDPALQSAPPVIEKVQTQYSGSEALSSTNTFASDLTALLSTWISTRTAAAIHTSTSQVKTYYLDNSEQWFRDAVQQEEVRKWIERVIDEGESIYLVVGYHTVLDARIGVQKSEGKEIGGQLTAPISAGLNASGVVVPLGGLVDPSVGGSRDHSESLEMQFEAPGEQIVAVQYRKVKFGFLSSRNVDTAALKKVARWKRYDRPRYLQSEADDMVEVELEDLLDLDGEFEEHRIGSETILFAA; this is encoded by the coding sequence ATGCGTCAAACTGCTTTTCTACGCCAGTTTTTCCTCCCTCCCACCTCCGTCAAAATCGGCCGTTTCCTTTGCAACATCGATTGCCCACACCAAGATTACCACGACCCAGCTCTGCAATCCGCGCCCCCGGTTATAGAGAAAGTGCAAACCCAGTATTCCGGCAGCGAGGCCTTGTCCAGCACCAATACGTTCGCCTCCGACCTCACTGCCCTGCTCTCAACATGGATATCAACCCGCACGGCAGCCGCGATTCACACCTCTACAAGCCAAGTGAAGACGTACTACCTGGATAACAGTGAGCAGTGGTTTAGGGACGCagtccagcaagaagaagttcggaAATGGATAGAGCGGGTTATCGACGAGGGCGAGTCCATCTATCTCGTCGTTGGGTATCATACAGTTCTGGATGCACGGATCGGGGTGCAGAAGTcggaggggaaggagatagGTGGCCAGCTGACGGCTCCTATATCTGCAGGTTTAAATGCGTCGGGCGTAGTCGTGCCGCTTGGGGGATTGGTCGATCCTTCGGTCGGCGGGTCTAGAGATCATAGTGAGAGTCTCGAGATGCAGTTTGAGGCTCCCGGTGAACAGATTGTTGCGGTGCAGTATCGCAAGGTCAAGTTTGGGTTTCTTTCGTCGAGGAATGTGGATACGGCGGCTCTTAAAAAAGTAGCTAGGTGGAAGCGTTATGATCGTCCCCGATATCTACAGAGCGAGGCGGATGATATGGTGGAGGTTGAGTTGGAGGATCtgttggatttggatggGGAATTTGAGGAGCATCGTATTGGCTCGGAGACTATTTTATTTGCAGCCTAA
- a CDS encoding methionine--tRNA ligase MES1 (Methionyl-tRNA synthetase), with product MTEQNKPILPESGKRNFLVTSALPYVNNVPHLGNLIGSTLSADVFARYGRGRGANTLYVCGTDEYGTTSEARAIQENMTTKELCDKYYALHAEVYKWFNISFDIFGRTTTELQTKITQDIFLKLHDNGFLSEHVTTQLYCEEHKSFLADRFIQGECPHCKYIDAYGDQCDLCGQLLDPLDLIKPRCKLDGATPVKRDTKHIFLKLDKLQPEIQAFFDESSAKGGWSQNGKDITSSWLTKGLQERSITRDIKWGTQVPLPGYEEKVIYSWFDACIGYVSITANYTDQWEKWWRNPEDVELYQFIGKDNVAYHSVMFPGTEIGTREKWLKVHHLSTTEYLTYEGGKFSKSRGIGVFGDSAKKTGIPADVWRYYLLSHRPETGDSEFNWDLFISSNNNILLKNLGNFVSRVVKFVNSKNYDNIVPDYTAYTEPAFDAWKEEVNELLTQYIQQLDAVKIRAAIDTVLTISQKGNLFLQSNSLDNKLAENEPAKCAAVIGLALNLIHLLSALLAPYMPETAASINEILRTEAIQIPDRWNADTVKPNHEIGKAKYLFSNIKPEKANEWRDMFGDEEAKKVKEEEAKKKAAKKAEKLAKKEKKKEQKEKEAASADGVSEISQSAEKLNIQQ from the exons ATGACGGAACAAAATAAACCCATTCTCCCCGAATCCGGGAAGCGCAATTTCCTCGTCACTAGCGCTCTGCCATACGTGAACAATGTTCCTCATCTGGGCAATTTGATAGGTTCGACTCTGTCGGCTGATGTCTTTGCCAGATATGGTCGTGGCCGTGGTGCCAACACCCTCTATGTCTGCG GTACCGATGAGTACGGCACGACGTCCGAAGCGAGAGCCATCCAAGAAAACATGACCACCAAGGAACTTTGCGACAAATATTATGCCCTCCATGCTGAAGTTTACAAATGGTTCAACATCAGCTTTGATATCTTCGGCCGCACAACCACCGAGCTTCAGACTAAGATCACccaggatatcttccttaAGCTTCACGATAATGGCTTCTTGTCGGAGCACGTAACAACACAATTATACTGTGAGGAGCACAAGTCGTTCTTGGCAGACCGCTTTATCCAGGGTGAATGCCCACACTGCAAGTATATCGATGCCTATGGTGATCAATGCGACCTGTGCGGTCAGCTTCTGGACCCATTGGATCTTATCAAGCCTCGCTGCAAGCTCGACGGTGCCACCCCCGTGAAGAGGGATACGAAACATATCTTCCTGAAGTTGGACAAGTTACAACCCGAGATCCAGGCATTCTTCGACGAGTCTTCGGCGAAGGGAGGATGGTCACAGAACGGAAAGGACATCACCTCATCCTGGTTGACGAAGGGATTGCAAGAGCGCAGCATTACTAGAGATATTAAGTGGGGTACTCAGGTGCCTCTGCCCGGCtacgaggagaaggtcaTCTACTCTTGGTTCGATGCTTGCATTGGTTATGTTTCTATCACCGCAAACTACACCGACCAGTGGGAGAAGTGGTGGCGCAACCCGGAGGATGTCGAGCTTTACCAATTCATTGGAAAGGATAACGTTGCCTACCACTCCGTTATGTTCCCCGGTACTGAAATCGGTACTCGGGAGAAGTGGCTCAAGGTCCACCACCTCTCTACCACTGAATACTTGACTTATGAGGGCGGCAAGTTCTCCAAGTCTCGCGGCATCGGTGTGTTCGGAGACTCGGCCAAGAAGACTGGCATTCCCGCCGACGTATGGCGTTACTACCTGCTCTCTCACCGTCCCGAAACTGGCGACAGCGAGTTCAACTGGGATCTCTTTATCAGCTCAAACAACAACATTCTCCTCAAGAACTTGGGTAACTTCGTCAGCCGTGTTGTGAAGTTCGTTAACTCCAAGAACTACGACAACATCGTTCCCGACTACACCGCCTACACTGAGCCTGCCTTCGACGCCTGGAAGGAGGAAGTCAACGAACTTCTCACCCAGTACATCCAGCAACTCGATGCCGTCAAGATCCGTGCCGCCATTGACACCGtcctcaccatctcccaGAAGGGTAACCTGTTCCTCCAGTCCAACAGCCTCGATAACAAGCTCGCCGAGAATGAACCGGCCAAGTGCGCCGCTGTGATCGGCCTCgccctcaacctcatccacctccTGTCCGCCCTCCTCGCCCCCTACATGCCCGAAACCGCCGCCAGCATCAACGAGATCCTCCGTACCGAGGCTATCCAGATCCCTGATCGCTGGAACGCCGACACCGTCAAGCCCAACCACGAGATTGGCAAGGCCAAGTACCTGTTCAGCAACATTAAGCCTGAGAAGGCCAACGAGTGGCGTGACATGTTCGGTGACgaggaggccaagaaggtcaaggaggaagaagccaagaagaaggccgctaagaaggctgagaaattggccaagaaggagaagaagaaggagcagaaggagaaggaggctgcttCCGCCGACGGAGTGTCGGAGATCTCTCAGTCCGCTGAGAAACTGAACATTCAACAGTAG
- a CDS encoding alpha/beta fold hydrolase (soluble epoxide hydrolase): MSTKTHTPPKTQHKYTYTHYPPSPQENRNNPKPTILLLHGFPSTSYDWRHQIPYLSSLGYGVIAPDLLGYGGTSKPTNLAAYKSKSMAAEIISILDAEGIDKVHAVGHDTGCTLLSRLADYFPERLLSCVFLDVPYMRPGERFDLDMVNRVTRDILGFERFGYVGFFAGKGSGVLLDRFADSFFTLFYPHSPSLWISHLCPTGAIEQWLLSDNRAPLAPYITEEELKTHQKLLVGNHDSALNWYRALVSNINLEDEKESQITPALSMPVLLTCPKKSELEMPGLEEGMRAVCAGDLVVRRVSTEGHWVQLEAREEVNRFLEEFFEGIGV, translated from the exons atgtcCACTAAAACCCACACTCCCCCAAAAACCCAACACAAATACACCTACACCCACTACCCCCCATCCCcccaagaaaacagaaacaaccccaaaccaacaatcctcctcctgcaTGGCTTCCCCTCAACATCCTACGACTGGCGTCACCAAATACCCTACCTCTCATCGCTCGGCTACGGGGTCATCGCCCCGGACCTCCTCGGCTATGGCGGCACAAGCAAACCCACTAACCTCGCCGCATATAAAAGCAAATCCATGGCCGCGGAGATAATCTCCATCCTGGACGCTGAGGGGATCGATAAAGTCCACGCCGTGGGACATGATACAGGATGCACGCTTTTGTCTCGATTGGCGGATTACTTTCCGGAGAGGTTGCTGTCGTGTGTGTTTTTGGATGTTCCGTATATGAGGCCTGGGGAGAGATTTGATTTGGATATGGTTAATAGGGTTACGAGGGATATATTGGGGTTTGAGAGGTTTGGGTATGTGGGGTTTTTTGCTGGGAAGGGGAGTGGAGTATTACTTGATCGGTTT GCTGATTCATTCTTCACCCTCTTCTACCCCCACTCACCCTCACTATGGATCTCGCACCTCTGCCCAACAGGAGCAATAGAGCAATGGCTTCTATCCGATAACCGAGCCCCATTAGCTCCCTACATCACTGAAGAA GAATTGAAAACCCACCAAAAACTCCTAGTCGGTAACCACGATTCAGCACTGAATTGGTACCGGGCTCTGGTCTCAAATATTAAcctggaagatgagaaagaatcACAAATTACCCCTGCGCTATCTATGCCGGTTCTCTTAACTTGtccgaagaagtcggagtTGGAGATGCCCGGTCTAGAAGAGGGGATGAGGGCTGTATGTGCTGGCgatttggtggtgaggagggtttcGACGGAGGGGCATTGGGTTCAGTTGGAGGCGAGGGAGGAGGTGAATCGGTTCCTTGAGGAGTTTTTTGAGGGGATCGGTGTTTAG
- a CDS encoding uncharacterized protein (predicted protein), with protein sequence MIEQEELRPLYNPWGPTTTTIKSNRLVSHTYDSIIFYRWTSPDGVFERGRIMARLVAEMMEKNRRRVWLDQWEMRRDTTSDQVVRQISDIFLCIPKVIILAAPGDWDRFTNADDIHRWEWELSLQSDKKIWILRYGVPETTQAPSKEQLAADLRHHSTRLADLAMKGNIQVRVLTMDNLNSVLSELA encoded by the exons ATgattgaacaagaagaactgcGTCCTCTCTACAACCCTTGGGGGCCCACTACAACGACCATCAAGTCCAACCGTCTTGTTTCTCACACATATGACTCTATCATCTTCTACCGATGGACTTCGCCGGATGGGGTGTTCGAGCGTGGCCGCATTATGGCGCGCCTTGTTgcagagatgatggagaaaaaCAGGCGACGAGTTTGGTTGGATCAGTGGGAGATGAGACGGGACACGACCTCCGATCAAGTAGTACGGCAAATTTCCGACATCTTCCTATGTATACCAAAAGTCATCATTCTGGCAGCCCCGGGGGATTGGGATCGCTTCACCAATGCCGATGATATCCATCGATGGGAGTGGGAATTAAGCTTACAAAGTG ACAAGAAGATCTGGATCCTGCGGTATGGGGTTCCTGAGACGACGCAGGCACCTTCCAAGGAGCAGTTGGCGGCGGACCTACGACATCACAGCACCCGTCTAGCAGACCTGGCGATGAAAGGAAATATTCAGGTGCGGGTCTTAACGATGGATAACCTAAACAGTGTTCTGAGTGAATTAGCATGA
- a CDS encoding uncharacterized protein (predicted protein), translated as MTLFNATALGAFQLKHRVVFDPILSEWSHVELENYFEKLNPDGGLVLVPPACSTLPNKAQKRVIDRLHALNDSIVFAQVCDDGSPIDSLSQNLAYSASKKIDLGYDGVEINIGGPMLQKILDETSDPSTAVATILKVISAVATLVPTDQVGIRLVPFSNVESQQQPLEFFCTLIESIASQLPTLCFVHVVAHARFDDFEYPRNASLDEFRGALASASHSIAFISADAYESETASTIAARTQDLVAISLPAEIDLNLITTLRQGAPYEIAEVTADRLNAIRSTFQTGKEYVLEWPSEQKRKVFGAMDDLDRYLGELDPALSYEGTDKKVVWRKSCWFASEGISHPFLDTEKAIAAFDGDLHDGLAGLQALQDPSVRQSMVYLKNVLDSALVTTSAAVGIDKDMIQRCTVRYRIIKYTAHAGNPGGIGLHPDGNLLSALITNGDGLRVYDLDGTVRYPGYNGTIMMGGSTLYRWSQGHYPPTFHDVTTNKDQVKVSIVAFFNFPDLVTIPRALNSGSASDGGFFHDIRVIKEDDKLPHGQLSPLWDVIIDKHQLVLPPAVTAK; from the exons ATGACCTTATTCAACGCAACCGCTTTAGGAGCCTTTCAGCTCAAACACCGTGTGGTCTTTGATCCAATTCTCTCAGAATGGTCACATGTCGAGCTTGAAAATTACT TCGAAAAGCTGAACCCCGACGGCGGTTTAGTCCTCGTACCTCCTGCATGCTCTACACTTCCTAATAAAGCACAGAAGCGTGTCATCGATCGACTGCACGCTTTGAACGACAGTATCGTCTTTGCACAAG TTTGCGATGACGGATCACCCATCGATAGCTTGTCGCAGAACCTTGCCTATTCCGCAAGTAAAAAGATCGATCTAGGCTATGACGGAGTGGAAATAAATATTG GGGGGCCCATGCTACAAAAGATTCTCGATGAAACTAGCGATCCAAGCACTGCTGTCGCTACAATCCTCAAAGTCATTTCCGCGGTAGCAACCCTTGTCCCCACGGACCAGGTGGGAATTCGGCTTGTTCCATTTTCCAATGTGGAAAGCCAGCAACAACCCTTGGAGTTCTTCTGCACATTGATTGAGTCGATCGCGTCTCAGTTGCCTactctttgctttgttcaCGTGGTTGCGCATGCCCGGTTCGACGACTTTGAATATCCCAGAAATGCATCATTGGACGAATTTCGAGGAGCATTGGCCTCTGCCTCCCACTCGATTGCATTTATTTCAGCCGATGCTTATGAGTCTGAAACCGCCAGCACCATTGCAGCTCGTACCCAGGATCTAGTGGCGATTAGTCTGCCCGCAGAGATTGACCTAAATCTGATCACTACTCTACGCCAGGGTGCCCCTTATGAAATCGCTGAGGTAACAGCGGATCGTCTCAACGCCATCCGATCGACCTTCCAGACCGGTAAAGAATATGTGCTTGAGTGGCCGAGcgagcagaaaagaaaagtctttGGCGCCATGGATGACCTGGACCGATACCTAGGAGAGCTCGATCCCGCTCTCTCCTACGAGGGCACAGATAAGAAAGTAGTCTGGCGCAAGTCATGCTGGTTTGCGAGTGAGGGGATTTCCCACCCCTTTCTGGACACGGAGAAAGCCATTGCTGCCTTCGATGGCGACCTTCACGACGGTCTGGCGGGTCTCCAAGCGTTGCAGGATCCGTCCGTTCGCCAGTCCATGGTATATCTCAAGAATGTGCTCGACAGTGCGTTAGTGACAACAAGCGCTGCAGTCGGTATCGACAAAGACATGATTCAGCGTTGCACGGTGCGGTACCGCATCATCAAATACACAGCCCATGCCGGGAACCCCGGTGGCATTGGACTTCATCCGGATGGCAATCTCCTGTCAGCCCTGATTACCAACGGTGACGGGTTGCGCGTATACGATCTTGATGGCACCGTTCGATATCCCGGATACAATGGTACTATCATGATGGGAGGCTCTACCCTCTATCGCTGGTCGCAGGGACACTACCCGCCTACCTTCCATGATGTGACGACAAATAAAGACCAGGTCAAAGTATCGATTGTGGCCTTTTTCAACTTCCCGGATCTTGTTACCATCCCACGGGCCTTGAATTCTGGCTCAGCCAGCGATGGAGGCTTCTTCCATGATATTAGAGTGATTAAAGAGGATGATAAATTGCCCCATGGGCAATTGTCTCCGTTGTGGGATGTCATTATCGACAAACATCAACTTGTCCTGCCGCCAGCCGTTACTGCCAAATGA
- a CDS encoding uncharacterized protein (predicted protein): protein MSTQPQPPKATTYTQPQNLISQTPLEQDQQQEQRTRHHGDNVPTITRGPQSRPSNSDALSEHTQRKQQPRDLHSAANVDTEYGVEQQPAEGDIAARVEGKSTRAREQAGAHAGPVGSALGPGCPASASAGDGGELRELGRKREEHDRMLGERVGQSPAEPEGVEGGSERDRAWRRKLEREGEVDVGRAVGEGTGSAVVR, encoded by the coding sequence ATGTccacccaaccccaacccccaaAAGCCACCACCTAcactcaaccccaaaaccTCATATCACAAACCCCTCTAGAACAAGACCAACAGCAAGAACAACGCACCCGCCACCACGGCGACAACGTACCAACCATAACCCGCGGTCCGCAATCCAGACCTTCCAACAGTGACGCTCTCTCGGAGCATACCCAACGCAAACAGCAACCACGCGACCTCCACTCCGCGGCCAACGTGGACACGGAATACGGGGTAGAGCAGCAACCAGCTGAGGGGGATATCGCGGCAAGGGTTGAGGGGAAGAGTACCCGTGCTCGTGAACAGGCGGGGGCTCATGCGGGGCCTGTGGGGAGTGCGTTGGGGCCGGGATGtcctgcttctgcttctgctggggATGGTGGGGAATTGAGGGAGttggggaggaaaagggaggagCATGATCGGATGCTTGGGGAGAGGGTGGGACAATCACCTGCGGAGCcggagggggtggagggtGGTTCTGAGAGGGATagggcttggaggaggaagttggagagggagggggaggttgatgttgggAGGGCTGTTGGGGAGGGGACGGGGAGTGCGGTTGTTAGGTGA
- a CDS encoding uncharacterized protein (cytoplasmic tryptophanyl-tRNA synthetase) has protein sequence MAASNQEQDINPWSVEGARDENGDVASIDYEAISQKWNTSIIDQKLLERFEQVTGHKPHRWLRRGLFFSHRDFDRILNLYERGEPFFLYTGRGPSTGSLHLGHTIPLQFTKWLQDVFDVPLVFMLTDDEKALFKDNLTFEETMEYAKENARDIIAIGFDKKKTFIYSDLKYLSNHFLMNAWEFSKLVTFNQVRGAFGFNESTNIGRIFFPSVQCVAAFATSYPEIWTDDPQPTRTQSIANIPCLIPMGIDQDPYFRLLRDNAHKMRFPSPKPALIHSKFLTALQGPGGKMSSSNPNSAIFMSDTPKQIKTKINKYAFSGGQVSVDDHRRLGGNPDVDVSYIYLTYFEEDDAKLEEVYKSYKSGSLLTGELKKMAIEALQEYVRLFQERRGLVTDEVLEEYMQPRKLVWEGNQKPVKESF, from the exons ATGGCAGCATCtaatcaagaacaagacaTCAATCCTTGGTCCGTCGAAGGCGCCCGGGATGAGAACGGCGATGTCGCCTCGATTGACTACGAAGCTATCTCCCA AAAATGGAACACATCCATTATAGACCAGAAACTCCTCGAGCGCTTCGAACAGGTGACTGGGCACAAGCCGCACCGTTGGCTCCGACGCGGCCTGTTCTTCAGCCACCGTGACTTCGACCGAATCCTGAACCTTTACGAACGCGGCGAgcccttcttcctctacacCGGTCGTGGCCCAAGCACTGGCAGTCTACACCTGGGACATACGATTCCTCTGCAATTCACAAAGTGGCTTCAAGACGTCTTCGACGTACCTCTAGTATTCATGCTCACGGACGACGAGAAGGCCCTGTTCAAAGACAATCTCACGTTCGAAGAAACAATGGAATACGCCAAAGAGAATGCCCGAGACATCATTGCTATCGGGtttgacaagaagaagacctTTATTTACAGCGATCTCAAGTACCTCAGCAACCACTTTCTGATGAACGCGTGGGAGTTCTCGAAGCTCGTGACTTTCAACCAAGTCCGTGGCGCATTCGGCTTCAACGAAAG CACCAACATCGGCCgtatcttcttcccctcggTTCAATGCGTAGCCGCCTTCGCGACGTCCTACCCAGAAATTTGGACGGATGATCCACAACCAACCCGTACCCAGTCCATCGCCAACATCCCCTGCCTGATTCCCATGGGCATCGACCAGGATCCCTACTTCCGCTTACTACGGGATAACGCGCATAAGATGCGCTTCCCGTCGCCGAAGCCGGCGCTCATCCATTCCAAATTCCTCACTGCGCTGCAGGGTCCCGGGGGAAAGATGTCCTCGTCGAACCCTAACTCCGCTATCTTTATGTCTGACACTCCGAAGCAGATCAAAACGAAGATTAACAAGTATGCGTTCAGTGGCGGGCAGGTTAGCGTCGATGATCATCGTCGTCTGGGCGGAAATCCGGATGTGGATGTTTCGTATATCTATCTGACGTATTTCGAGGAGGACGATGCGAAGCTCGAGGAGGTTTATAAGAGCTACAAGAGTGGTTCTCTTTTGACGGGtgagttgaagaagatggccattGAGGCTTTGCAGGAGTATGTGCGTCTGTTTCAGGAGAGAAGGGGGCTGGTTACTGATGAGGTTCTGGAGGAGTATATGCAGCCGAGGAAGTTGGTTTGGGAGGGGAATCAGAAGCCCGTTAAAGAGAGTTTCTGA
- a CDS encoding transcription initiation factor TFIID subunit 7 family protein (transcription initiation factor TFIID, subunit TAF7), which yields MSEGRPSLKLTFGKKKAPEEPPKKPAPPPPSETPQRKLTLKIARKPTTEGEPEKAKKKKPSKKRPADEPAVSEPSASRPPPEQPAGPKRLKLTPSKKPGVQSIRIKNKGLVPNRPVGVGYDSEASDTEIDPSIEEGFILRMLPGEECEYLRRAIAERRFDRSEFSFKPLTREGRRAVFRVRDKQFAAALVDLPCIIEGMKSWDRRGWYKSGDICQMLLVLGPVANEKEALEYPLPPEVERGDDKTLQYAHGLTPPLQWVRRRRFRERVSTRTIEQVEKAVEDLIAQDEAAVGIPRYELVDSASLNRAEGLVQSGEYDEYDDEQDAEGEWDMGMEEAPGIFEDFEDALAAEMEAALAADDNAAPPAPAATPVDSGVYQAGTPMATKPSTPAAESSGDESDESDGDERGAAEDGLDEEQLEQRQQMQQQREEIAELEALIRTETAKWEKMQNQILKNKLARRIQELKKDLSLKKVSIGEGDEDA from the coding sequence ATGTCTGAGGGTCGCCCGTCGCTGAAGCTCACCTTCGGCAAGAAAAAGGCGCCAGAGGAACCACCCAAGAAACCAgctccccctccaccatcaGAAACCCCTCAACGCAAGCTCACACTGAAAATCGCACGCAAGCCAACCACGGAAGGAGAaccagagaaagcaaagaagaaaaagccatcaaAAAAGCGACCAGCCGATGAGCCCGCCGTCAGCGAGCCTTCTGCATCCCGGCCCCCGCCAGAACAACCAGCAGGACCCAAACGTTTGAAGTTAACCCCTTCCAAGAAACCCGGTGTGCAGTCGATTCGAATTAAGAATAAGGGTCTGGTTCCCAATCGACCAGTTGGTGTTGGATACGACTCTGAAGCGTCGGATACGGAAATCGATCCCTCTATAGAGGAAGGGTTTATCCTACGTATGCTTCCTGGGGAAGAATGCGAATATCTACGACGTGCCATCGCCGAGAGGCGATTTGATCGCTCAGAGTTCTCGTTCAAACCGCTTACCCGCGAAGGACGACGTGCAGTTTTTAGAGTTCGAGACAAGCAATTTGCTGCggctttggtggatttgccatGTATCATTGAAGGTATGAAGAGTTGGGATCGTCGTGGATGGTACAAGTCGGGGGATATCTGTCAGATGCTGTTGGTGCTGGGCCCGGTTGCgaacgagaaagaagctCTGGAGTACCCGCTCCCTCCCGAGGTCGAACGCGGCGATGATAAGACTCTGCAGTATGCTCATGGTCTGACACCGCCTTTGCAGTGGGTGCGCAGGCGGCGGTTCCGTGAGCGAGTTAGTACTCGGACGATTGAACAGGTAGAAAAAGCTGTGGAGGATTTAATAGCACAGGATGAAGCCGCTGTGGGCATCCCTCGTTACGAGTTGGTCGATAGCGCGTCGCTGAACCGGGCTGAGGGTCTGGTGCAAAGTGGAGAATACGACGAATACGATGACGAGCAGGACGCAGAAGGTGAATGGGACATGGGGATGGAAGAGGCGCCTGGTATCTTCGAAGACTTCGAGGACGCACTTGCTGCGGAAATGGAGGCTGCTCTGGCTGCCGATGATAATGCAGCTCCTCCCGCTCCGGCTGCGACTCCCGTGGACAGTGGGGTTTACCAAGCCGGCACGCCTATGGCAACGAAGCCGTCCACACCTGCCGCGGAATCGTCGGGCGACGAGAGTGACGAGTCTGATGGAGACGAACGCGGCGCGGCTGAAGATGGTCTGGATgaggagcagctggagcaGCGGCAACAAATGCAACAGCAACGCGAAGAAATTGCGGAATTAGAAGCGCTTATCCGAACGGAGACCGCCAaatgggagaagatgcaaaacCAAATTTTGAAGAATAAGCTTGCCAGACGCATtcaggaattgaagaaggatCTATCTCTGAAGAAAGTGTCTATCGGAGAAGGCGACGAGGACGCTTGA